GTGAACTAGCCTTGCACATCCGGGCAAGGCTCTGCCTTTTGGGGTCTATCCTGACCCTGTAAACTAGTGTCCTGGACAGAGCCTATTTATTGCTTGCTTCCCCCACGCTGAGCATTCTGCAGGGGGTCTTGCTGCTTACAAAGGCCCCCGAGAGTGGCAGAACTGTGTGTGCCAATGGAGCATTCTTTGGCATGCTTTACTGTGTGGTTGGTCACGCATGTGATGTCTCGATTCACCAATCTGTGTTCAATAAGGTGGCTTTAAATGGAAAGGTACCGGAGACAAGGTGACATGTGACCAGaggctcccctctcccccaaccttGCATGTCCCCTGGGAGCAGATTCTCTGCTCTGAATCTGGTGCCAGGGTGATGACTGCGCAGATGACTGCCTGTGGAACTAGGGATAGTCCATCAACACGCCCAGAAGTGGCACTTGCCCAATGCAGTGTGCTACCTGAGGTGAGATAGAAAGTGTGCCCATTGCAAAGGCGGTGCGTGATGGGTGTATGTGCCAGGGGCATGTGCCTAAAAGAGgcatgaggggctggggcaggaccAGGAAATCAGGGAAGCCGAAAGCGGGGCCCCGCGACTCGGCCGCAGCCTCAGGCTGTGTCCGGGTCCTGGGGTCCCCCCGCACCGGGGGATGGGGTCGAGGGAGCCGGGGTCCAGGAACAAGGCTGGTCGCTGATCGGGGCTGAGGGCGGGACCGGAAGGACGACAGGCAGCGGGATCTCCACTCCGGGTTCCCCCTTCCCACCTTTCACCCTGCCTTGGGGTTCGGGGTGCCTTACAGCTCGGACTTCAGGCACATATGGAAGACTCGGAGCGTGGACCATGTGCAGTTCCTGCCCTTTCTCACCACGGACATCAACACCCTGAGCTGGCTGAGCTACGGGGCCTTGAAGGGAGACTGGACGGTGATCATCGTCAACGCCGTGGGCACTGCGCTGCAGACCCTGTACGTCCTGATGTATCTGCACTTCTGCCCGCGGAAGCGCACGGTGCTCCTCCAGACCACGGCCCTGCTGGGCATCTTGCTCCTGGCCTTCAGCTACTTCTGGTTGCTGGTACCTGAGGAACAGCAGCTTCAGCAGCTGGGCCTCTTCTGCTGTATCTGCACCATCTCCATGTACCTCTCACCAATGGCTGACTTGGCCAAGATCATTCACACCAAGTCCACACAAGGCCTCTCTTGGCCACTGACCAttgcttccctcctctcctctgcctgtTGGACCTTCTACGGGCTCCGTTTCCAGGACCCTTACATTACAGTGCCCAATCTTCCTGGCATTCTCACCAGCCTCCTTCGCCTCTGGCTCTTTTGGAAGTACCcacaggagagagacaggagctACCAGCATTTGCAAACCTGAAGAGGTCCAGCACCTTAATATCAAAATGTTACCAAAGAGAATGCCTTGTTTCAGCCATTCCTGCTATAGAACTCCAAGGCTGTCTCAAAGAGACTTCAAGAATTGAAGGACCAAAGAAAGATTCATTTTGATGGGACCTGGGAGattaatcacttttattttttattatttttgagatgacattttttaatttgggaggttGGGGAGAAATCTTTAGAATGTGCCTTAAAATAAACTGTTCgcaactccaaaaaaaaaaaaaataaaataaaagaggcatgacagagagagacagagagagagagagggagggagggagggagggaggaagagacaaTGAAATGAATCACAACTCTCTCGgagaaaatcaaaatgaaatctATGCTTTGGAAACAAACAATTATGTCAGAGAATAGGACTTGTGATCAGCAGGGTCATGCTAAGTGAGGGCAAGTCAGGAACTTTCTGGAAAGAAATTCCAGGATAAGGATGCCCCTCTAAAAATGCCTTAAAAACTGCAGGCAGctactgagagagagacagacagacagacagacagacagacagacagaaagtcTGGGTCTCTGTGAAAACCACGACCAGTCAGATGAGGGCACGATTCAGAGTCAAACCTACCTTTGAATAGGTTTGGCTCAGAAGAGCCTGGCagctagttttgtttgttttttgctttggtttttttgggcaacacttggcagtgctcagccattactcctggctctgtggtcagagattgccgtgtggtgctggggaatgaaccaggCCCTGCCCTGAGCAAAGAACGTGCTCAGTCTtggggctatcgctccagccgtaaAACCTAACATCTCACACTGTGGGATCATGTAACTTGAACACATTGTGTTCTGAAAtacatttatgatttatttaaccAACCAACGTccactctgggtttttttttttttggtattttttttgctctttgggtcacacccggcgatgcttaggggttactcctggctttgcactcaggaattactactggtggtgcctgggggaccatatgggatgctgggaatcgaacttgggtcagccgcgtgcaaggcaaacgccctacctgctgtgctatcactccagcccccagttttttgttttttgttttttctatttctaacgTTCACTCTGGATGCTTATTTTCTCTATCTCTGAGCCTGGAACTACATGAAATTCCTGAGGTGAAACCTGGGGTTCCTTCTCAGACAAAGGAGAAAAGTGTCTGTGATTATGGAATGATGATTTGCAGACCTAAACCTACTGCCCTAATATATCTTAACTGTTTCTCCACTGGATGACATGGATTATAGATGGCCtatagatttgtttttgtttgtttctaagccacacccagctgccctcaggactcactcccgagAAGGGCCTGGGAGTGCTCTGGCATGTGGTGGTTGGGACCTGacttgctgtgtgccaggcaggtgccacCCCCCACTGTCCTGCTGCTCCGGCCCAACAGAGTACAGATTCACCCCGAGTCTGTTCAAGCAAGAAGCGTTCCTTTCTCGCTCCCCGAGTCCTTAaagattcttcctcttcttcagtaAGATGACAGGAGGCCAGACAATGACGAGAAGGCACCAGCGTAAGGGTGAGGCTGAACCTCACACACACCaagcaaccccctcccccccccccccccccgggggcttCTAGCTGCAGGGCTCGCCTTATCTGCTATGTGACACTTCAGCTCCTCACTGGATCCGGAAACGAGGATTGGACAAAAGAGGAAAGTGAGGCCAACTATCAGCCTTCCTCAAACCCCTCACTCCAATGGGACCCCTTCAAAGTCCCCCATGAACACTCGCGGGCCTGGGACTCTAGGTTTCTTACAGCACCCCTTTTGCTCTTGCTCGGGGATGGTACCCTGCTGCCCGGGGCCTCTGTTCTGGCCTGCTGTCCTGTCTGGGCCATGCCCTGGCCTCCTGCCTCCTTCACACACTTTCAGGAGTGGAAATGGAGTATCCCAGAGTCCCACAGACATCGTCCTGAACCCCTCCTGCACAGGCTCTTCCTGAGCACGCATGGAAGAGTTGAAgggccaggttttttttttttctttttgggtcacacccggcgatacacaggggtcacttttggctcatgcactcaggaattactcctggtggtgctcggggaaccatatgggatacagggaatcaaacccaggttggccatgtgcaaggcaaacgccctaccggctgtactattgctccagccccctgaagggCCAGTTTGGAAGCAAATTCGAATCTCAGGCCCTGGTAGTGGAGAATTCTGTCCCTGGCCACCAGCTTCTGGCATACACCTTGGTACTTTTCTGGTATGTTCCAGCACTTTCAGGAAGCACAGCATGCAGGGCCctgcccttgcatgtggctgatctaggtttgatccccagcatcttatatggcccaaagaggccaccaggagtgatccctgagcacacaactaggagtatgccctaagcacagtcagagtgcaccccccaccccacccaaaaccaaacaatggAATGAAGCACAGGCCTAGGTATGAATAGCTAGAATTTCTTTGCTGTTGtgattggttttgtttggtttttggccccCACACAGCAGGGTCTGGGTGCTCGGGGCTACTCCTTgttgtgtgctcaggagttgctccaggtaatgctcagggaacctgcAGCGCAGAGAATCAACCTCTGGTGAGTAATGCATATTCTCGGCCctctgagctacctctctggcacCAATAGTTGGGATTTTAAAGTTAAATGCTTCCTTCTTTAGAGTTGGGGGAAGGGCGGAGTTACTGGGGAGaagggtcacagctggcagtgctctgggcttactcctggctctgtgctgggggggcTGAGGCGGCAGGGATGAATCTGGTTTCATGGACAAGGCAagctcctgcccactgtactatttctccagccccgatattTCGGATTTCTAAAGGCTTGAATTGAAAGTGCTTGAGGCGAGGGACAAAGTTCGCAGCCATATCTGCCTCtccatccaggagtgattttATAActcattcctttctcttctcaGTGAAAACATGTCTTTGGAACATTACACTTGAGGTGGCCTTTCTCATCAATGGACTTGCCCAAATCTCCTCTTGGGCTTGACGAAGGCCCGGGAACATTTGACTCACTCCTGACCACCAGAGTATAATCACCTAGTccttgcatctctctctctctctctctctctctctctctctctctctctctctctctctctttctctctctctctctctctctctcctaccacCAGAGTATAATCACCCTCTCCTTGCACCTCTCTCtctgcaaatgctctacccactgtactatcactctggcttcagtTTCATCAGCCACGAAACGAAGAAATGACCCCAGTGACCACTCAGGCCAGCTCTAAAACTCTGAGTCGACAAAACAGTAAGAAACGAGCCAAGTTCTTTGGCCTTTGAGCCGTTCCCATTCAAGCGGCCGCACGTGTCCAGAAGGGTCATCGTGTGCGTCTGGCTCCCATCCGCGGAGACGGGCAATGTATTTGGACCATGTGAGAAGTGAGATGAAAGCAAAGACCTGAATTCGAAGGATGGCAAACAACCGAGCGTGGCAGTGTTGTGAGAAATGCAAGGCAATTCtctccatccccccatcccccccacctcgcAAGCCAGCGGGGAGAGGGAGTGCGCAAAGTGCCTCTCTCCACTCCGCTGCCAACAGCTGGTCTGGGGCACTGATCTCACTGCGCCAACAGCCTTCCGTCACCTAGCGAGGCTGCTGAGGGCGAACCATCTGGGACCTGAGAAAGAGTAGGAAGTGAGGCGCGTCTAGAACATAGAGCAGGATTCTCTGCTCTCAAAACCATGGCTACATGCACCTAAATGTGTACGAAATACGCCCGGCAAATGTTCACGGAACATAAGGGAGGCAGGGGACCTTCACTTCTCAGTGGCTGTGAGGAAACAGGTTTCCTCCACCCACTGGAGCGGGCTTGTACAAAGGTCACCGGGGAGGCAAGGTTCCCCTCCTGGGCTAGATCCTGGAGGTGGTGCAGGCAGAGATGGGCTGGGCAACGTGAGGGTGCTGATCAGCTGGGTCCCCCGGAAGCTGCTGCGATGTTCTTCCTGCCAGGTGCAGTCCAGGGTGGGGCGGCTGGCCGTGGGGATGAGGATGGCTGAACAGCACCAAGTGCGAGGGACATGAGCGGTGCCTCGTGCTGTCAGGAGATGCCGCACTGTGCCTGCCACTCCAGGAAGAGCCGCCGCAGTGCCGCCCAGGCTGCCAGGGCCCCCGCCCTTCCAGGAAGCAGGAAGAGGCAATACCCAAACAGAAGGCACCGGCTCAGCCAGAGGGAGAACAGCTGCACACCAGCTGCCGCCGGCTGGCGCAATCCTGTAGCGAGAGGAACCGAGGGAGAGCCTGGGTGAGaaggcaggagaggaggggacaggcAGCCGCGAATGGGGAGTGGGAGAGGCCCTGGCCACCGAGTGCGGGCTTCCcgagctgggtggaggagcctGGAGTTCAAGGAGCACTGAAGGTCAGAGGGAGGTCACTGAAAGGAGGGACTCTATGGCTGAAAAGAGGAAGATAGTATGGcgggtaagggcgtttgccttgtacacggctgacccgggttcaatccccggcatcccatatggtcccccaagcaccgccaggagtgattcctgagtgcagagccaggaatcagagccctgagcatcgccgtgtgtgatccaaaaaggaaaaaaaaaaaaaaggcagaaactCAAACAACTTCCTGTTCCTACCTATAAGATCTCTGGGGTTCAGAATGAAGTATTAGAGGCACATTCTCAGAGAACTCACAGCATAGGAAGGCAGAGACAAGAACGCAAAGGGTAGAGATACCCACGCATGGCACTATATCATGGGGCAATATGGTAAActgtgaaatgatttttttctcactcagagggaaaataagataaattatcAGCACCATTACTTTGGCATAACCACTCAGAGCTAGTTACCCTGACTTTggatgacttttttatttttaattgaatcacagtgagacacagttttttaattgaatcactgtgagatacacagttaccaagttgttcatggttgggtttcagtcatgcaatattccaacatttgttccctcaccagtgtacatttcccaccaccaatgtcccaagtttctctcctgccaacccccctttccagccccctcccaaccccatctctctctctctctctctctctctctctctctctctctctctctctctctctctctcagataaTTCTTTGAATtccaaagtttttttgttttgtttttcactttttaggtcacaggggtgactcctgtctcatgcattcaggaattactcctggcagtgctcaggggaccatatgggatgttgggaatcaaacccaggttggcttcatgcaaggcaaacaccctacgcactgtgctatcactccagccccctgaattccACAGTGTTTCAGGCACtagtgggggaaaaggaagaaagagatttCTGACTACTCAAGTACTGCACCAtgggcatttttttttgtgtgtgtgaaaatgaAAAGGTAGAATGaggtgaaaaaataaagaacaaaatatacCCCTGAgttgctttctttccttattaaaaattaaatcctgAGTAATTTGAACCAAATTATTCTGTGTAAACACTACATGTGATAAAATACCCCTTCCTGCCTAATAATTTGCAGAAGAAGGTCTTGCAGAGAGCAGCTCTGCAGATGTCCCTAATCAATGAACTAGCGGTCTAGATGCTAATTCAGGTCATCAAATAATATCTGACTGAAATTTTCATTATGTAAGTGCTAGTACTCTCATTTTCGGATGCATTTATTTGACACATTGATAGTTTTCCTACCAGTATCTCTAGACCTTAGGAAGTAAAATGACTTTTTGACATCCTGTTATGAAGAGCCGAAACGTGATTAACATGGAATACCGGTATTGCAACCAAGCGCCGAGTTGAAGAATGGCTTGCTCTCCTGGGTTCCTTTCTGAATCACCTTCATTATTTTGTCAAAGGTAAACTCAACTGGGGTCAGTGACGGAATCCGGCTTCGCCCAAGTGAACACCCCTGTAGAGAGCTACATGTCGAGCCCCTGTACTGCCGCCCTGCCCTTTGCTCTTAGTGGACCCATCAGTTCTATTCCTACACGATTCACTTAGACACTGTGTTACTATCACCCACCTTCTTACAGACGTTCTcacattttcaaaatgtaaaagcaagttcttctggagtgatagtacagtggaataTGAAATCAAATTCTGgagggcgctggagtgatagcacagcgggtacggcgtttggccttgcactcggccgacccgggttcgattcctagcattccatatggtcccttgagcaccgccaggagtaattcctgagtgcatgagccaggagtaacccctgtgcattgctgagtgtgactcaaaaagcaaaaaaaaaaaaaaaaaatcaagttctgggggccagaatgatagtatggcaagcccttgccttgcatgtggccaagtggGATTCTATCCCCGGTTCTATCCCCGGAATCCCCTgggccccatcagaagtgatccctgagtgcagagaaaaaaTAAGCCCCGAATACCACTGGAAGTACCCCCCTCCCATCAAATCAagttattccttttttcttttttctttgcttttttgggtcacacccagcgatgctcaggggtcacccctggctctgcactcaggaattaccactggccgtgctcaggggaccatatgggatgctgggaacggaacccgggttggccacgtgcaaggcaaacgccctacccgctgtgctattgctccagcccctctttttttttttcttaatgaatcaccaagagatacagttacagacttacaaactttcgtgattacgttttagtcatacaatgatcaagtcacc
The nucleotide sequence above comes from Sorex araneus isolate mSorAra2 chromosome 1, mSorAra2.pri, whole genome shotgun sequence. Encoded proteins:
- the LOC129399331 gene encoding sugar transporter SWEET1-like, encoding MEDSERGPCAVPALSHHGHQHPELAELRGLEGRLDGDHRQRRGHCAADPRTVLLQTTALLGILLLAFSYFWLLVPEEQQLQQLGLFCCICTISMYLSPMADLAKIIHTKSTQGLSWPLTIASLLSSACWTFYGLRFQDPYITVPNLPGILTSLLRLWLFWKYPQERDRSYQHLQT